In Plasmodium gaboni strain SY75 chromosome 11, whole genome shotgun sequence, the following proteins share a genomic window:
- a CDS encoding hypothetical protein (conserved Plasmodium protein, unknown function) gives MNWDEKNYKNNFDLKKQLHNIFFILGLVIQNILVDNDFLEYVNINDIYKTLYHIFKTRYLNILNTHLDGSHTEKNENNSLLRDDTDSLKKGNDNISPLINDDHISEHINDNIISSNKNNVLLSFENNKPFSYNNKSINSNNNMPENYNETDSPVQNSTPLHIENNFFYEQIKLKFENIFSYSPQREKYNNLNFIQINNLKCLKYAISACIYSNIKISGKSISLRNILNTTHFFISLLINDNNDSYHHHHHKKKKRSNVYINSLKDTISNINKYEPIIKENIYQEKEESLKMERIALFSSSFKLSNNITKYSLLYELMFITRSPYIINKFLLSVFNDVLCIPNINNKYDDTVIVFSCILFVNHFFYHINQKSKETKNNSFHVKNRILYLNQVQKIIKLFLLLCPDNKIEQMDNIRRFTKKIVQMYSYMY, from the coding sequence ATGAATTGggatgaaaaaaattacaaaaataatttcgatttaaaaaaacaattacataatatattttttatccTAGGTTTAGTTATTCAGAATATACTTGTAGATAATGATTTCTTAgaatatgttaatataaatgatatatataaaacattataTCATATCTTCAAAACTAgatatttaaatatactTAATACACATTTAGATGGCTCTCATACTGagaaaaatgaaaataatagtCTCCTGCGCGATGATACGGACTCATTAAAAAAAGgtaatgataatataagtCCCCTTATAAATGATGATCATATATCTGAAcatattaatgataatattattagttctaataaaaataacGTACTATTATCTTTTGAAAACAATAAACcattttcatataataataaatctataaattcaaataataacatgccagaaaattataatgaaacAGATAGTCCGGTTCAGAATAGCACACCATTACATATTGAAAATAACTTCTTCtatgaacaaataaaattaaaatttgaaaatattttttcctaTTCTCCCCaaagagaaaaatataataatttaaattttatacaaattaataatttaaaatgtCTTAAATATGCAATTAGTGCTTGTATTTATTcaaacataaaaatatctGGTAAAAGTATAAGCttaagaaatattttaaataccacgcatttttttatatctctactaataaatgataataatgattcttatcatcatcaccatcataaaaaaaaaaaaagaagtaatgtttatataaatagCCTAAAGGATACTATTTctaatattaataaatatgaacctattattaaagaaaatatttatcaagaaaaagaagaaagcttaaaaatggaaagaattgctttattttcatcttcATTTAAACTATCcaataatattacaaaatattCCTTACTATATGAATTAATGTTTATAACTAGATCAccatatattataaataaatttctCTTATCGGTATTCAATGATGTATTGTGTATACcaaatataaacaataaatatgatgataCTGTTATTGTATTTTCATGTATCCTATTTGTTAaccattttttttatcatattaatCAAAAATCGAAAGAgacaaaaaataattcattcCATGTTAAAAATAGAATTTTATACTTAAACCAAGttcaaaaaattatcaaGCTCTTTCTACTCTTATGCCCagataataaaattgaaCAGATGGATAATATACGTCGATTTACCAAAAAAATTGTACAAATGTATTCTTACATGTATTAA
- a CDS encoding hypothetical protein (conserved Plasmodium protein, unknown function), producing MNKLNFEKKKKNGNTSECEKSQDSDDEIMVVNRKIKSKIYLTPDKKKKNEVKNNHQVKKMYTNIFQSNDNINNKGTNLRSIKNMSSFHAHNKDNKLNKNVTSIIMDQKDKNDMNKSSKKKHSNKTTFENIMKKEINKLEYDNKKVDICEQNVEKKENELNNNKIYISDDIKKEVVKNNHNNNYSGDHNIINEIKNKNIKNNINDYNTSYGEIINEENVKCGQNNSTKYVNEQNHNNFYYNSEKNKDDSYTLNDNISTNEDNSYINIQSSSLIKFDDFALEEINKELEKIIEEENDIQEKLIYLTDKELDITIKLKNIKHKKNIQEIENKKKEYQDEYPT from the coding sequence ATGaacaaattaaattttgaaaaaaaaaaaaaaaatgggAATACAAGTGAATGCGAAAAAAGTCAAGATTCTGACGATGAAATAATGGTAGttaatagaaaaataaaatctAAGATTTACCTAACACcagataaaaaaaaaaaaaatgaggttaaaaataatcatcaagtaaagaaaatgtatactaatatatttcaatcaaatgataatatcaataataaAGGTACAAACCTTCGTTccataaaaaatatgtcTTCTTTTCATGCTcataataaagataataaattaaataaaaatgtaacTTCAATTATTATGGACCAAAAAGATAAAAACGACATGAACAAGTcaagtaaaaaaaaacattctaataaaacaacttttgaaaatatcatgaaaaaagaaataaataaattagagtatgataataaaaaagtaGATATATGTGAACAAAatgtagaaaaaaaagaaaatgaattaaataataataaaatatatatttctgatgatataaaaaaggaagtggtcaaaaataatcataataataattattcaggggatcataatattattaacgaaattaaaaataaaaatataaaaaataatattaatgattataatacCTCATATGgtgaaataataaatgagGAAAATGTTAAGTGTGGACAAAACAATTCTACCAAATATGTAAACGAACaaaatcataataatttttattataattctgaaaaaaataaagatgattcttatacattaaatgataatatatcaaCAAATGAAGACAACAgctatataaatatacaaagCTCTTCTCTTATAAAATTTGATGATTTTGCCCttgaagaaataaataaagaattagAAAAGATTATTGAAGAGGAAAATGACATAcaagaaaaattaatttatttgaCAGATAAAGAATTAGATATAACgataaaattaaaaaatataaagcacaagaaaaatatacaagaaatagaaaataaaaaaaaagaatatcAAGATGAATATCCaacataa